From Astyanax mexicanus isolate ESR-SI-001 chromosome 16, AstMex3_surface, whole genome shotgun sequence, one genomic window encodes:
- the LOC103042503 gene encoding nuclear receptor 2C2-associated protein, whose protein sequence is MAASVLCSNTRSRVSSVLNRDVKQFGKNFMFDSNEETCWNSDQGDQQWVFLEFPEPVKVSELRLQFQGGFSGRSCKLEGCNKEGNLEHIEDFYPEDDNSLQSFPIQDAPLVQKVKIVFKNSTDFFGRIVVYSLDILGERSS, encoded by the exons ATGGCCGCTTCTGTTCTCTGCAGTAACACTCGGAGCAG GGTGAGCTCTGTGCTGAACAGAGATGTTAAACAGTTCGGGAAAAACTTCATGTTTGACTCCAATGAGGAGACCTGCTGGAACTCTGACCAG GGTGATCAGCAGTGGGTGTTTCTGGAGTTCCCAGAGCCGGTAAAGGTGTCTGAGCTCAGGCTGCAGTTCCAGGGTGGATTTTCAGGAAGATCTTGCAAGTTAGAAG GCTGTAATAAAGAGGGAAACCTAGAGCACATTGAAGACTTCTATCCAGAAGATGACAACAGTCTACAGA GCTTTCCCATTCAGGACGCCCCCTTGGTGCAGAAGGTTAAAATAGTATTCAAAAACAGTACAGACTTTTTCGGAAGAATAGTTGTTTACTCTTTAGATATCCTGGGGGAACGATCTTCGTGA